The following are from one region of the Phycisphaerales bacterium genome:
- a CDS encoding nucleotidyltransferase domain-containing protein has product MVAPTPQIDLPQERIAEFCRKWRVREFSLFGSVLRADFRADSDVDVLLEFEEGASPTLEPWIDMRDELCALFGREVDLVEKRRLVNPFRRHHIMNNRRVLYAA; this is encoded by the coding sequence ATGGTCGCCCCGACGCCCCAGATCGATCTCCCCCAAGAACGCATCGCGGAGTTCTGCCGCAAGTGGCGGGTGCGGGAGTTCTCGTTGTTCGGCTCGGTGTTGCGGGCGGACTTCCGGGCGGACAGCGATGTCGACGTGCTCCTTGAGTTCGAAGAGGGCGCCTCGCCGACGTTGGAGCCGTGGATCGATATGCGGGATGAGCTCTGCGCTCTTTTCGGGCGCGAGGTAGACCTCGTCGAGAAGCGTCGGCTCGTGAACCCGTTCCGCCGGCACCACATCATGAACAACCGGCGGGTGCTGTATGCGGCCTGA
- a CDS encoding HepT-like ribonuclease domain-containing protein has product MVRHAHEAVEFVAGKTWENYREDRQLRRAVERSVQIVGEAARELSDDFRKAHPEVPWRPIIVQRHILVHDYGEIEDDKIWRVATVHLPVLIRLITPLIPPPPPTD; this is encoded by the coding sequence ATGGTTCGACATGCCCACGAAGCCGTGGAGTTTGTTGCGGGCAAGACGTGGGAGAACTACCGGGAGGACCGTCAGCTTCGGCGGGCGGTCGAACGGTCGGTGCAGATCGTGGGCGAAGCGGCAAGAGAACTTTCGGACGACTTTCGAAAGGCGCACCCGGAGGTGCCGTGGCGGCCCATTATCGTTCAGCGGCACATCCTGGTGCACGACTATGGCGAGATCGAGGACGACAAGATCTGGCGCGTGGCGACGGTGCACCTGCCAGTACTGATCCGCCTGATCACCCCGTTAATCCCACCGCCACCACCAACCGACTGA